A window from Bacteroidales bacterium encodes these proteins:
- a CDS encoding serine hydrolase, which yields MKRILKITSILLIACLAIFLAIPRNHYITRALIYQKPKIDSYKLFDNRKVEKGEPQKWAVSEKYNSYNFNKEQLTYFDTYKTVAYLVVKDTALLSETYWGGYNKESYSNSFSMSKSFISLLIGCAIQDGYIKNIDQPVADFLPEYKEGDRSKITLRNLLTMSSNLSWDESYSSLFSITTQAYYGNDIKRIVLNLHSMGEPGKFYDYRGSDPQLLALIIEKVSGKKISEYASEKIWKQIGAEQDALWSLDKKNGTEKASCCFNSNARDFARFGQLMLNGGKWKGKQIVPEWWVKEITKQESHLIDLELNQPNKRYGMQWWLLNYKNYNIFYARGLLGQYIFVIPELNAIIVRLGHMRSNIKIDGHPEDVYKYIDCGIDIINN from the coding sequence ATGAAAAGGATATTAAAAATTACTTCAATACTACTAATTGCTTGTTTGGCAATATTTCTGGCAATCCCCCGTAACCACTATATTACTAGGGCATTGATCTACCAAAAGCCAAAAATTGATAGCTATAAGCTGTTTGATAATCGTAAAGTAGAAAAAGGCGAACCACAGAAATGGGCTGTTTCAGAAAAATACAATAGTTATAATTTTAATAAAGAACAACTTACCTATTTTGATACCTATAAAACTGTTGCATACTTAGTGGTTAAGGATACTGCGCTTTTATCCGAAACTTATTGGGGCGGTTATAATAAGGAATCCTATTCCAACTCGTTCTCAATGTCGAAGAGTTTTATTAGTTTGTTGATAGGTTGTGCAATTCAGGATGGTTACATCAAGAATATTGATCAACCTGTTGCTGATTTTCTTCCAGAGTATAAAGAGGGTGATAGGTCAAAAATTACTCTTAGAAATCTTTTAACCATGAGTTCAAACCTTAGCTGGGATGAGTCGTATAGCAGTTTATTCTCAATCACCACACAGGCCTACTATGGGAATGATATTAAAAGAATTGTCTTAAATCTTCACTCAATGGGTGAGCCAGGGAAATTTTATGACTACAGAGGGAGCGATCCGCAGCTGTTGGCTCTTATTATAGAAAAGGTTTCTGGCAAGAAGATTTCCGAATATGCATCCGAGAAAATATGGAAACAAATAGGTGCCGAGCAGGATGCACTTTGGAGTCTTGATAAGAAGAATGGAACAGAGAAAGCCTCGTGCTGCTTTAATTCAAATGCACGTGATTTTGCCCGTTTCGGTCAGCTAATGCTTAACGGTGGTAAATGGAAAGGCAAGCAAATTGTTCCAGAATGGTGGGTGAAAGAAATAACTAAGCAGGAAAGTCATCTTATTGATCTTGAACTTAACCAGCCAAATAAGAGGTATGGCATGCAGTGGTGGTTATTGAACTATAAAAATTATAACATCTTTTATGCACGAGGTCTCCTTGGGCAGTATATATTTGTCATCCCGGAGTTAAATGCTATTATTGTTCGGTTAGGACATATGCGAAGCAATATTAAAATAGATGGTCATCCAGAGGATGTATATAA
- a CDS encoding HigA family addiction module antidote protein, whose product MERLENVHPGEILNEEFLIPMNITAYRLSKDTEIPQTRISQILKGKRSITADTALRLSHYFGTSPKFWLGLQDDYDIEKESKNKKEVFKRIKRIRKTTSQQVI is encoded by the coding sequence ATGGAGAGGTTAGAGAATGTACATCCGGGAGAAATTCTAAATGAAGAATTTCTAATACCAATGAATATAACCGCTTACAGGCTATCAAAGGACACAGAAATTCCGCAAACAAGAATTTCCCAAATTTTGAAAGGAAAAAGAAGTATAACGGCTGACACCGCACTTAGGTTGAGCCATTATTTTGGTACAAGCCCCAAGTTTTGGCTTGGACTCCAAGATGATTACGATATTGAAAAGGAAAGTAAAAACAAGAAAGAGGTATTTAAAAGAATCAAGCGAATTAGAAAAACCACATCACAACAAGTGATTTAA
- a CDS encoding helix-turn-helix transcriptional regulator has product MTELGLYLSRKSINRSEVSRKTGISKTRLSELTNNSSTKLRVDELYLIALAIDVDPCEMLKEVCKELKLEIEK; this is encoded by the coding sequence ATGACCGAATTAGGGCTTTATCTTTCACGAAAATCTATAAATCGTTCCGAGGTTTCGAGGAAGACTGGAATTAGCAAGACACGGCTTAGTGAATTGACAAATAATAGTAGCACAAAACTTCGTGTAGATGAACTTTATTTAATTGCATTAGCAATTGACGTTGACCCGTGCGAAATGCTTAAAGAGGTTTGTAAAGAATTGAAACTTGAAATTGAAAAATAG
- a CDS encoding OmpA family protein, producing the protein MSKISKSLYICIVLASFLLGCVPAKEFQALQDKNLKCEEEREKFSTENESLNVRVTECDTKLKVLQKEVDALMADSANRSVELKRLREDYERVFGKYNELQELQQNLMQGNQKETRKVLSQLQITQKELQDKEDALKELERKLLLRKSNLDQMQANLDKLNKELELRNARLIELEKILRSKDSIVLALKKKVTDALYGFEGKGLSIKVQNGKVYVSLEEKLMFKSGKYDVDPKGATALKQLIPVLEQNPDINILVEGHTDDVPFKGNTILLDNWDLSTKRATTILRILVNGTKINPARVTAAGRSQYVPLDKTKTPEARQKNRRTEIILTPKLDELFKLLESN; encoded by the coding sequence ATGTCAAAAATAAGTAAATCCCTTTACATCTGTATTGTGCTTGCATCCTTTCTGTTGGGTTGTGTGCCTGCAAAAGAATTTCAAGCGTTACAGGATAAAAATTTGAAATGTGAGGAAGAGCGTGAAAAGTTTTCGACCGAAAACGAGTCGTTAAATGTTAGAGTTACAGAATGCGATACAAAGCTAAAGGTACTACAAAAAGAGGTTGATGCGCTTATGGCGGATAGCGCAAATCGTTCGGTTGAGCTAAAGCGATTAAGGGAGGATTACGAACGGGTATTTGGTAAATATAATGAGTTGCAGGAGTTACAGCAAAACTTGATGCAAGGAAACCAAAAGGAGACCCGAAAAGTGCTAAGCCAACTCCAGATAACTCAAAAAGAGTTACAGGATAAGGAGGATGCTCTAAAGGAGTTGGAAAGAAAACTACTTCTGCGAAAGAGTAATCTGGATCAGATGCAGGCTAATCTTGATAAGTTGAATAAAGAACTTGAGCTGCGTAATGCAAGGTTGATTGAGCTTGAAAAGATACTACGAAGCAAAGATTCTATTGTGCTTGCCCTTAAGAAGAAGGTTACTGATGCGCTTTACGGCTTTGAAGGAAAGGGCTTAAGCATAAAAGTACAAAACGGGAAGGTTTACGTATCGTTGGAGGAGAAGTTGATGTTTAAATCGGGTAAGTACGATGTTGATCCTAAAGGTGCTACAGCCCTTAAGCAGCTAATCCCCGTACTTGAGCAAAATCCTGATATAAATATTTTGGTTGAAGGGCATACCGATGATGTTCCCTTCAAAGGAAACACGATACTGCTCGATAACTGGGACTTAAGTACCAAACGTGCAACAACAATCCTTCGGATTTTAGTCAACGGCACTAAAATTAACCCTGCTAGGGTTACAGCCGCAGGACGAAGCCAGTATGTTCCCCTCGATAAAACCAAAACTCCAGAGGCACGCCAGAAAAATCGAAGGACAGAGATAATCCTTACACCAAAGTTGGATGAGCTGTTCAAATTGTTGGAATCGAACTAA
- a CDS encoding 1-deoxy-D-xylulose-5-phosphate synthase — MSGSYPLLDQINYPSDLKKLESDQLVQLSGELRQFIIDVVCENPGHFGASLGVVELTVALHYIFNTPEDRIVWDVGHQAYGHKILTGRKSVFHTNRKYKGISGFPKRSESEYDSFGTGHSSTSISAALGMAIASQKEGNKRQVIAVIGDGSLTGGLAFEGLNNGGIEKSNLLVILNDNNIAIDPNVGALKEYLLDITTSKTYNKFKTDVWNILGKVDKLGPKTRSAVQKIENAIKVTLLKQSNLFESLGFRYFGPVDGHDVVYLTKILSDLKNIPGPKLLHCITTKGKGFTPAEENQTLFHAPGVFNKSTGERIVIVNDKPTPPRYQDVFGRTLVELASTNSKILGITPAMASGCSMNIMMELMPDRTFDVGIAEQHAVTFSAGLAAEGYVPFCNIYSSFMQRAYDQIIHDVAIQKLQVILCLDRGGLVGDDGATHHGAFDISYLRSIPNMVVAAPMNEEELRNMMYTAQLEGGGPFSIRYPRGNGVMVDWIKPFSQIPIGKGRVVREGSDLAFVTFGHIGNFASIVADMLESDGVSIAHYDMRFTKPLDENLLKIIGKKFETIITIEDGCIQGGFGSAILEWLNDNDFNTKVIRLGIPDRFVEHGTQQQLYKECGFDVEGIYQTAKKLVAHKIVGKAV, encoded by the coding sequence ATGAGCGGTAGCTACCCTTTATTAGATCAGATTAACTATCCAAGCGATTTAAAAAAACTTGAATCGGATCAACTCGTACAGCTAAGCGGCGAGTTGAGACAGTTTATTATTGATGTAGTATGCGAAAATCCCGGGCATTTTGGTGCTAGTTTAGGTGTGGTTGAGCTTACTGTTGCTTTACATTATATTTTCAACACACCCGAAGATAGAATTGTCTGGGACGTTGGACATCAGGCTTATGGGCATAAAATACTAACTGGTCGAAAATCAGTTTTTCACACCAATAGAAAGTATAAGGGGATTAGCGGTTTTCCAAAACGCAGCGAGAGTGAATATGACTCTTTCGGTACGGGTCACTCATCAACGTCAATATCTGCTGCTCTTGGAATGGCTATTGCATCTCAAAAAGAGGGAAATAAGCGTCAGGTTATTGCTGTAATCGGGGATGGTTCGTTAACCGGAGGTCTTGCCTTTGAGGGGTTGAATAATGGGGGAATCGAAAAATCAAATCTGCTTGTTATTCTTAACGATAATAACATTGCCATCGATCCAAATGTTGGTGCATTGAAGGAATATCTTCTCGATATTACTACATCAAAAACATACAATAAGTTTAAGACTGACGTTTGGAATATACTTGGAAAGGTGGATAAACTTGGTCCCAAAACTCGCTCCGCAGTTCAAAAAATTGAAAATGCAATAAAAGTTACTCTTCTAAAACAGAGTAATCTTTTTGAATCACTTGGTTTTCGATATTTCGGTCCTGTAGATGGTCACGATGTTGTCTATCTAACTAAAATATTAAGTGATTTAAAAAATATTCCAGGGCCAAAACTCTTACACTGCATAACAACAAAAGGAAAAGGATTTACTCCTGCGGAGGAAAATCAAACGCTATTCCATGCTCCTGGTGTATTCAACAAATCAACTGGTGAAAGAATTGTTATTGTCAACGATAAGCCCACACCTCCCCGATATCAGGATGTTTTTGGAAGAACTTTGGTTGAACTAGCATCAACTAACAGTAAAATTCTTGGAATTACTCCAGCTATGGCTAGCGGTTGCTCAATGAATATTATGATGGAATTGATGCCCGATAGAACATTTGATGTGGGCATTGCCGAGCAACATGCGGTAACCTTTTCGGCAGGGTTAGCAGCAGAGGGTTATGTACCATTCTGCAATATTTACTCTTCATTCATGCAAAGAGCTTACGATCAGATAATACATGATGTGGCTATTCAAAAGTTACAGGTTATTCTTTGTCTAGATCGTGGTGGATTGGTTGGCGATGATGGGGCTACACACCATGGTGCATTCGATATATCTTATCTCCGAAGCATTCCTAACATGGTTGTAGCAGCACCAATGAACGAGGAAGAACTTCGTAACATGATGTATACTGCTCAGCTGGAAGGAGGTGGCCCATTCTCGATTCGTTACCCAAGAGGAAATGGGGTTATGGTAGATTGGATAAAACCATTCTCTCAAATTCCAATTGGAAAAGGTAGGGTTGTGAGAGAGGGATCGGATCTTGCTTTTGTAACATTCGGTCATATTGGGAATTTTGCTTCAATTGTAGCAGATATGCTTGAATCTGATGGTGTAAGCATTGCACATTATGATATGCGCTTTACTAAACCATTAGACGAAAACCTTCTTAAAATCATTGGGAAAAAGTTTGAAACTATTATTACCATTGAGGATGGCTGCATACAAGGAGGATTTGGGAGTGCTATTTTAGAATGGTTGAATGATAATGACTTTAATACAAAGGTAATTCGATTAGGAATTCCTGATCGTTTTGTTGAGCATGGAACTCAGCAACAACTATATAAAGAGTGTGGGTTTGATGTAGAGGGGATATATCAAACGGCTAAGAAACTGGTTGCGCATAAAATTGTTGGAAAGGCAGTATAG
- a CDS encoding dCMP deaminase family protein, whose protein sequence is MNKELYPYGERQDQFDRRYLEMAQIWAKNSYCIRRQVGALLVKGRMIISDGFNGTPSGFENICEDEEGKTKSYVLHAEANAITKVAKSNNSSEGSTLYVTSAPCVECAKLIIQSGIRRVVFKDDYHKVEGIELLQRANIEIVKLEL, encoded by the coding sequence ATGAACAAAGAGCTGTATCCATACGGAGAAAGACAAGATCAGTTCGACCGTCGTTACCTCGAAATGGCTCAAATTTGGGCTAAGAATTCCTACTGCATTCGCCGACAAGTTGGAGCACTATTAGTAAAAGGTCGGATGATAATTTCCGATGGATTTAATGGAACTCCCTCTGGTTTCGAAAATATTTGTGAAGACGAGGAAGGAAAAACCAAATCTTACGTATTGCACGCTGAGGCAAATGCTATTACAAAAGTGGCTAAATCGAATAATAGCAGCGAGGGTTCTACACTATATGTCACATCGGCCCCATGTGTTGAATGTGCTAAGCTAATTATTCAATCGGGTATCCGAAGGGTTGTTTTCAAGGATGATTACCATAAGGTTGAAGGGATTGAACTTTTACAGAGAGCAAATATTGAGATCGTCAAATTAGAATTATAA
- a CDS encoding S41 family peptidase: MQYENRKRDIIYPIILGVVLIVGIVIGFKLNKGNVRTSLLVNPKTDKLTSVLKYIEDDYVDTIRMERLVEQALPAVLKNLDPHSIYIPASEFQGMNEPLEGGFDGIGVQYNVTKDTVVVINPVKGGPSERLGVLAGDRIIKINGKIVAGVKFPQDSVPKLLKGPTGTKVKIGVKRNGLNELIDFEITRAKIPIYSVDVSYMPTKDIGYIKITTFAKTTYHEFLKAVVKLKGMGMKKLILDLRGNSGGYMDAATDIADEFLDSTQLIVYTQGKSRSRQNIFSTSGGECVNEKVIVLIDEFSASASEILAGAIQDNDRGTIIGRRSFGKGLVQEQVFFKDGSALRLTTARYYTPSGRSIQKHYNPGDDEYFNDISNRFRHGEFQQADSIKFADSLKFHTAGGRIVYGGGGIMPDIFIPMDTTGISPYLTKVANRNLIYRFAFEFTDRHRNEVRSIKDFESVKQYLSTFNLLKEFIAYAQKNGVEPNVKQIDHSKFILETQLKAVIARNIIDNDGFYPYILEVDETLQKAIDYFSKKDIAINLSIFSPKITIENWVCSQLKTHPKKPLIALSA; this comes from the coding sequence ATGCAATACGAAAACAGGAAGAGAGATATCATCTACCCAATTATTTTGGGTGTTGTGCTAATTGTTGGAATTGTTATCGGATTCAAACTTAATAAGGGTAATGTTAGAACAAGTCTACTCGTTAATCCAAAAACGGATAAACTTACCAGCGTTCTTAAATATATTGAAGACGATTATGTTGATACGATTAGAATGGAAAGGCTTGTGGAACAGGCTCTACCAGCAGTATTAAAGAATCTCGATCCTCACTCAATATATATTCCAGCCTCAGAGTTTCAAGGCATGAACGAACCACTTGAAGGAGGTTTCGATGGCATTGGTGTTCAGTATAATGTAACCAAGGATACAGTTGTTGTGATTAATCCTGTTAAGGGTGGACCATCGGAAAGACTTGGCGTTTTGGCTGGAGATAGAATTATCAAAATAAATGGGAAAATAGTTGCTGGGGTAAAATTTCCACAGGATAGCGTTCCAAAACTTCTTAAGGGTCCCACCGGTACTAAAGTTAAAATTGGTGTTAAAAGAAACGGTCTTAACGAACTGATTGATTTCGAAATAACACGTGCTAAAATACCAATTTATAGCGTTGATGTTAGCTATATGCCAACAAAGGATATTGGTTATATCAAAATAACAACATTTGCTAAAACTACCTACCATGAATTCCTAAAGGCTGTTGTTAAACTAAAAGGAATGGGTATGAAAAAACTCATCCTTGATTTGAGAGGAAACAGTGGGGGTTACATGGATGCAGCCACAGATATTGCCGATGAATTCTTAGATTCAACACAATTAATTGTTTATACTCAGGGTAAATCCAGATCACGTCAAAATATATTCTCAACCTCTGGCGGTGAATGTGTTAATGAAAAGGTAATAGTTCTTATAGATGAATTTTCAGCATCTGCTAGTGAAATTCTTGCTGGTGCAATTCAGGATAACGATAGGGGTACAATAATTGGAAGAAGATCGTTTGGCAAAGGGCTAGTTCAAGAACAGGTATTCTTTAAAGATGGTTCAGCATTAAGATTAACCACAGCACGTTACTATACCCCATCGGGTCGCAGTATTCAAAAGCATTACAACCCAGGTGATGATGAGTATTTTAACGATATTAGCAATCGTTTCCGACATGGCGAATTTCAACAGGCAGATAGCATAAAATTTGCTGATTCCCTTAAGTTTCATACAGCAGGGGGTAGAATAGTTTATGGAGGCGGAGGTATTATGCCAGATATATTTATACCTATGGATACAACTGGTATTAGTCCATATCTAACTAAGGTTGCAAATCGAAATCTTATCTACCGATTTGCCTTTGAGTTTACTGATAGGCATCGGAATGAAGTTCGTAGTATTAAAGATTTTGAATCTGTTAAACAGTATCTCAGTACTTTCAACCTGCTAAAAGAGTTCATTGCTTATGCTCAAAAAAATGGAGTAGAACCTAACGTGAAGCAAATTGATCATTCAAAGTTTATTTTAGAAACCCAACTTAAAGCTGTAATAGCACGAAATATTATTGATAATGATGGCTTTTACCCCTACATTCTTGAAGTTGATGAAACGCTTCAGAAAGCAATTGACTATTTTTCGAAAAAAGATATAGCCATTAATCTTTCAATATTCAGCCCTAAAATCACCATCGAAAATTGGGTGTGCTCCCAACTAAAAACACACCCTAAAAAGCCGCTGATTGCATTAAGTGCCTAA
- a CDS encoding succinate dehydrogenase cytochrome b subunit has product MNGIFSSSLGKKLIMSITGLFLMMFLLVHLTVNLMLLFGDGKLFNFAANFMATNPLIEVVEPVLAIGFIIHIIYASIITLLNLRTRPMAYAETSSNGVTSWASKNMYILGGTIFIFLVIHLTNFFWKIKFGEVATLSYDNGLTQITDTYSLVSGLFITYWWYNLIYIAGALLLGFHLSHGFWSAFQTLGWNNKIWIKRLEIIAYIYAIIIATGFTIIPLYFLILK; this is encoded by the coding sequence ATGAATGGTATATTCAGTTCTTCGCTTGGGAAAAAATTAATCATGAGCATCACAGGACTTTTCCTGATGATGTTTCTTTTGGTACACCTTACCGTTAACCTCATGCTTCTTTTTGGCGATGGTAAACTTTTTAATTTTGCGGCAAATTTTATGGCAACTAATCCGTTAATCGAAGTTGTTGAGCCAGTACTTGCCATTGGATTCATTATTCACATCATCTATGCAAGTATCATCACCTTGCTTAACCTAAGAACAAGACCAATGGCTTACGCCGAAACCAGTTCAAATGGCGTTACATCTTGGGCCTCAAAGAATATGTATATTCTTGGAGGAACAATATTCATTTTTCTGGTAATTCACCTTACAAATTTCTTTTGGAAAATCAAGTTTGGTGAAGTTGCCACCCTTTCTTATGATAATGGCTTAACCCAAATAACGGATACATATTCACTTGTTTCTGGGCTATTTATTACCTACTGGTGGTACAACCTAATTTACATTGCAGGTGCCTTGCTCCTTGGATTTCATTTAAGCCATGGATTCTGGTCGGCATTTCAAACCTTAGGTTGGAATAATAAAATATGGATCAAACGCCTTGAAATTATAGCCTATATCTATGCAATTATTATTGCAACTGGTTTTACCATTATTCCTCTATATTTTCTAATTCTGAAATAA
- a CDS encoding fumarate reductase/succinate dehydrogenase flavoprotein subunit: MSKLNSKIPDGPLADKWTNHKASLKLVNPANKGKLDIIVIGTGLGGSSSASTLGELGYNVKVFSYQDSPRRAHSVAAQGGINAAKNYKNDNDSIYRLFYDMLKGGDFRAREANVYRAAEVSNLVIDHYTALGVPFARDYGGTIDNRSFGGVQVSRTFYAKGQTGQQCLVGAYSALTRQIAKGTVTMYPRREMLDLVIVDGKARGIITRNLVTGEIERHSAHAVVLATGGYGTIYYMSTLALNSNASATWKAHKKGAFFANPSFVQIHPTSIPVLNSYQSKLTLMSESLRNDGRVWVPKKQKDTRKPNDIPEDERDYYLERRYPAFGNLVPRDVASRAAKERCDAGFGVGSTGLSVYLDFRDAIKKKGKKVIEENYGNLFDMYEKISGESPLETPMRIYPAGHYTMGGLWVDYNLMTTIPGLFAVGESNFSDHGANRLGASSLMQCSGDGYFILPYTITDYLASDIKTPKIKTDSPEFEVAEKEVSERVKKLLSINGKETPTSYHRRLGKIMWDYCGMVRNEEGLKKALVLIKELEDEFWKNLKVAGKAEELNQELEKAGRVMDFFELAKLLCTDALNRKESCGAHFREESQTETGEAKRDDNNFSYVAAWEYKGQGQEPDLHKEELKFEYVKLQERSYK; this comes from the coding sequence ATGAGCAAACTAAACTCAAAAATACCGGATGGTCCATTAGCCGATAAATGGACAAATCATAAAGCATCACTTAAACTTGTTAACCCCGCAAACAAGGGCAAACTTGATATAATTGTAATTGGAACTGGACTTGGGGGCTCTTCTTCTGCTTCAACCCTTGGGGAGCTTGGTTATAATGTAAAAGTATTTAGCTATCAGGATAGCCCTCGCCGTGCACACTCTGTTGCTGCACAAGGAGGTATCAATGCTGCAAAGAACTATAAAAACGATAACGATAGCATCTATCGTCTTTTCTACGATATGCTTAAGGGGGGAGATTTTCGTGCCCGCGAAGCCAATGTTTACCGTGCTGCGGAGGTCAGTAATTTGGTAATAGATCACTATACTGCACTCGGAGTTCCCTTTGCTCGAGATTACGGTGGAACCATCGATAATAGATCGTTTGGAGGTGTTCAGGTTTCTCGCACCTTCTATGCAAAAGGGCAAACAGGTCAACAATGCTTAGTTGGTGCATACTCTGCACTTACAAGGCAAATAGCAAAAGGTACTGTTACTATGTACCCCCGACGTGAAATGCTCGATTTAGTAATTGTTGATGGCAAGGCACGTGGAATTATTACTCGTAACCTTGTAACTGGCGAAATAGAAAGACACTCAGCACATGCTGTAGTTCTTGCAACAGGTGGTTATGGCACAATTTACTACATGTCAACTCTTGCGCTAAATTCAAATGCATCGGCTACATGGAAAGCACATAAAAAGGGAGCTTTTTTTGCCAACCCAAGTTTTGTACAGATACATCCAACCTCTATACCTGTTTTAAACAGCTATCAATCCAAACTGACGTTGATGTCCGAATCTTTGAGAAACGACGGTCGAGTTTGGGTTCCCAAAAAACAAAAAGATACCAGAAAACCGAATGATATCCCAGAAGATGAGCGTGATTACTATCTCGAACGTCGTTACCCAGCATTCGGAAATCTTGTACCCCGAGATGTAGCCTCACGTGCCGCTAAAGAACGTTGCGATGCTGGATTTGGTGTTGGCTCTACAGGACTTTCTGTTTATCTTGATTTTCGTGATGCCATTAAGAAAAAGGGTAAAAAAGTTATTGAAGAGAATTATGGAAATTTATTCGATATGTACGAAAAAATTTCTGGAGAATCACCTCTTGAAACACCAATGCGTATATACCCAGCAGGTCATTACACCATGGGTGGTCTATGGGTTGATTATAATCTTATGACCACAATTCCTGGTCTGTTTGCCGTTGGCGAATCAAACTTCTCCGACCATGGGGCAAATCGATTAGGTGCTAGCTCCCTAATGCAGTGCTCCGGCGATGGATATTTTATACTCCCTTATACCATCACTGATTACCTTGCGTCTGACATTAAAACACCCAAAATAAAAACTGATAGTCCTGAGTTTGAAGTTGCCGAAAAAGAGGTTAGCGAAAGGGTTAAAAAACTTTTAAGCATCAATGGGAAAGAAACCCCTACCTCCTATCATCGTCGATTAGGTAAGATAATGTGGGATTATTGTGGTATGGTTCGTAACGAAGAGGGTTTGAAAAAAGCACTTGTTCTGATTAAGGAACTAGAGGATGAATTTTGGAAAAACCTAAAAGTTGCAGGCAAAGCCGAGGAGTTAAACCAAGAACTTGAAAAAGCTGGTAGAGTAATGGACTTTTTTGAACTTGCCAAACTACTTTGTACTGATGCTTTGAACCGAAAGGAAAGTTGTGGTGCCCACTTCCGCGAGGAGAGTCAAACCGAAACAGGCGAAGCTAAGCGTGATGATAATAATTTCTCTTACGTTGCTGCTTGGGAGTATAAAGGCCAAGGGCAGGAACCAGATCTTCACAAAGAGGAACTTAAATTCGAATACGTGAAACTTCAGGAACGTAGTTACAAGTAA
- a CDS encoding succinate dehydrogenase/fumarate reductase iron-sulfur subunit, whose amino-acid sequence MNIKLKIWRQPNAKSKGRFETYPLNDVSSEMSFLEMLDYLNNSLIKEGKEPVAFEHDCREGICGSCGMYISGRPHGPQHKTTTCELRMREFKDGQTITVEPWRAAAFPIIKDLIVDRNAFDKIMQSGGFISINTGAAQDANSILVPKKNADEAFDSASCIGCGACVAACKNSSAMLFISAKVTHLAQFPQGRTEAEIRVKNMVAKMEELGFGGCTNTRACEAECPKGISISNIAKLNREFFVAKLKD is encoded by the coding sequence ATGAATATAAAACTCAAAATATGGCGACAACCAAATGCTAAGAGCAAAGGTCGCTTCGAAACTTACCCGTTAAATGATGTATCATCTGAAATGTCGTTCCTTGAGATGCTCGATTATCTTAATAACAGCCTAATTAAGGAGGGCAAAGAACCCGTTGCCTTTGAGCATGATTGTCGCGAAGGAATTTGCGGGTCTTGTGGAATGTACATCAGTGGTCGTCCACATGGCCCACAGCATAAAACAACCACCTGTGAACTTCGCATGCGAGAATTCAAAGACGGACAAACAATTACCGTAGAGCCATGGCGTGCTGCAGCATTTCCTATAATTAAAGATTTAATTGTAGATCGAAATGCTTTTGATAAGATAATGCAATCTGGGGGATTTATCTCTATTAATACTGGCGCAGCACAAGATGCCAACAGCATCCTTGTTCCAAAAAAGAATGCTGACGAGGCATTCGATTCAGCATCGTGCATAGGCTGTGGAGCCTGCGTTGCAGCTTGTAAAAACTCATCAGCCATGCTTTTCATTTCTGCAAAAGTTACTCATCTGGCACAGTTTCCTCAGGGAAGAACAGAGGCGGAAATTAGAGTAAAAAATATGGTTGCCAAAATGGAGGAACTAGGGTTTGGAGGATGCACAAATACACGAGCCTGTGAGGCCGAATGTCCCAAGGGGATTTCCATTTCGAATATAGCCAAACTAAATAGAGAGTTTTTTGTAGCCAAATTAAAGGATTAA